GACCGGGATCAGCACGGCGACCTTCTTCGCCTGCATCTGCTTCACGGCGACGCCACCGCTGGACAGCGGCTTACGCGCGGCCTGGCCGACCCAGTCGGCGGTCGGCACATCCATCGGGATCGGCACCGACGTGGTCGCATCGAGGGCGAGCGGCGCCGGGCGTGCCAGCGCCATGACCGCGCTCGCCTCGACCGACTTCTCGAAGATGGGCCCGGCGAGGGTGCGGGGCAGTAGTGCCTCGTTGACGTCGGACAGCTTGAGGGGAGGCGTGGCCGCCATGATTTACCTCTTTCAGCGGCGCGTGAGCCGCGTATTGACGAACCCCGCGAACTCATCCGCGGGGTCGAGGGTCCGTTGCTTGTTGGCGCCGGACGCCTGAGTGCGGTCCGGTGCCGGGCGCCGCGGGCCCTCCGGGGGCTGGACTCGCGCCCAGTGCGGCTTGCGCTCCAACAGCGCCTGAAGATCCGCCTCAATGGCGGTCTCGTCGATCGAGCCCGACTCGTCGATGTACGAGGTCAGGTCCAGCGAGCCGACCGCGTCCTCCGGGTCGGTGAACGCCGCACGCTCCCCCGCCTGCGTGCCGGCCAGGGCCTGCACGCGAGCCTCAACGAGGCTCTTGCGGGTTGCGGCGATCTGTTCGTTCGCCCGGGTCAGTTGGTCGTTGAGGCGTTCGGACTCCGACTTCTGCGCGTCCTCGAACTCCTTGGCCTTCTGCGCCAGCGGTTCGAGTTCCTTCAGGCGCTTGCGGAGGTTCGCGGCCTCGCTGTTCTTCTTGCGCAGCTCAGCCTCGAACTTCTTCCGGTCGAGCGGCTTCTCTTCGCTGCCGGTCTCCGCCCCCTGGGCGTCGCCCTGCCGCTCGGTGCCGCCCTCCTCGGTTCCCGTCTCCTCGACGGTCTCCTCGGTGCCGGACTCCTGCTGCTCGCTGGCCTGCTCGGTCTCTTCGGGCATGACGAATCGGCCCTCCAGGGGCTGTGGAAATGAGAAAGGCCGCCACCAGGGCGACCTCGTCGAACGGAGCGCGGACTAGCCGTGCTCAGCTATGGCCCGCCTGAACAGGCGGAGTTGATCGCCGGGGTGGCCCTGCGCGAGCTCGCGGTACAGGCGGTCCCACTCGGCGGCGTGCGGAGACAACTCGAAGCGCTGCCCCCTGAAAACCGGGACAATCGCACAGTGGCAATCGTTGTGGAATTTCGCCACACTCGCATCGCCACTGAAACGCTCATTAGCGTCCTGGCCAGCAGTTCCTGCAGTCTTGTAGACCATCCCGCGGGACGCCATGAGGCGACAGAAGGCGCATGCGCCGAGCGCTGCAGCCCGTGCGTAGCCGACCGCCTGCCTGTCCTGTTTCACGGCCTGCCGAAGCGTCTCCCGGCCGCCGTCCGCAGTCAGCTTCTGCGCCACAGCGTCCGCCTTGACCATCGCTGCTTCGAGCCGAACATCGAGCGGCTCCAGCTGCGCCACGGTGGCGTCAGCCTCTTCGCGTGGCCACAGATCCTTCGTGGCCCAGCGCAGCGACGCGTCCACCTGCTCGTCCGGCGGCGGGTCCGCGAGCGGCACCGTGAATGTGCCCGGCACCCCTGCCGCCTCCCGTTCCCCGTCGTAGAAGTCCGCGGCCAGAGTCGCCGAAGTCTCCGAGTAGCGGGCCACCGTCTCCGTGACCGCGTCGATCCACGGCGGCACAGTTGCCTGCAAACGGCCTGGATCGAGCAGTCGGCGCAGCACGAGTAAATCCCGCAGCAGGAGCCGGGTGAGGCCGCGTTGTGCAGCCCGCCAGCGGCCGGAAGATGCCGAGCTATCGGAGGTTGTCGATGCCAACGTCGGCCTCCGACGGCTCCGGGCTGCGGCCCGCGTCTCCGCTGTCCAGTGCTGCGAGCCGGTCCATCAGCGCGCTGCTGCCAGCCCGACCGGCACTGCGGCGTCGGTCCGCGGCGATGCGCTGCCGCTGGGTTTCGGTGAACCCTGCCATCTCCAGCGTGACGTCGGAGTCGGCAGGCAGCACCCCGGCCTGCACCAGCTTGACCGTGGCATCCACCTGGGCGGCCACCGTCGGGGTTGCCGGGTTGCGCCACACCGTTTCGATGCGGCGCGCCTTGTCCGGCGGCTCACCGTCGCGCACCCACAGGGCGAGGCGCATTGCGTCCTGCCAGGCGGCGCCGAAGCGGCGGATGCGACGCTCGGAGCGCTTCACCAGCTTCGCTTCGGTCGACCGGATGGCATCAGCAGAAGCGGGGTTGTCGGTGGTGTAGCCGAGCATGTGCGGCGGAAGCCCGAACTGGCTGGACATGATCCGCGCGTACAAGTCGATGATCTTCGTCATGCCGGACGGATCGTGAGCAGGGAACTGCCCGACCGTCGGGATGTCACCGTTCTCGTCGCGCTCCAGGCCGAGCATCCGGCCGATGTACGTCTGCCAGGCGTCCAGCGCATTGCCCTCCGCGTCCTGGAACGCGGACTCGGAGGCGCCGAGGATGTAGCGCTGCGGGGCGCCGAAGAACTCGGCGGCCACCTCCATGCCCATCAGCCGGCGGCACGCCGCATCCGTGATCGACATGACCTCGGGGGTGATCTCCGACTTGCCGACCCGATCCGCGGTGCGCTGCCGGTTCGCCATCCGCACCACCGGCACCACGCCCAGCTGGTGAATGTCGCGGTCGACGACCTCCCAGCCGCCGGAAGCGTTCGGCAGGCACATCACCGTCTGGTCCGGCAGATACAGGACCAGCATCCGCTCGTCGGGGCCGGACTCGATGTACGTGTCCGCCGCGCACTCCCGCAACGCCGCCGTACCCATGCGCAGGCGGGCATCCCACATCAGCGTCATGTCCAGCGGCGACTCAGCCGAGATCAGCGGCGGGCCATCCCCGTCGAGATCACCGGACCCGACCGCCAGATACTCGCGGCCGTACACCAGCGCATCCAGATGGGCGAGGCTCGACTCGTCGAACAGGTCGTTGCTGTTGGCGATCTCCTTCAACTCGGTCGAGTCAGAGCCGTCGGCCCACCGGAACGCCTCCAGATCGAGGCGCTCCTCCAGGGACTCGACGCCGACCCGCGGCCAGCCGATCACCGTATGCAGACCCTTGAGCTGCGGCGGGATCGAAATGCCGAGGTCGCGCACCAGCTGCTCGCCGTTGAAGTAGGCGTCCCGCAACTGCAGCGCCCACCGGTCCCGCAGCATGTCCGCCCGCAACAGATTGATCAGTGCGAGCTCGTCGTCCGACAGGAACGTCAACGGCAGTTCAGGAGCGTAGGCGGTCATCGGAGCACCACCACCCTCCCGCGGCCCGGAGTCTTCTTCTTGGCCTGCTTCGGCGAGTTGAGGATCATGCGGCGCAGCATTCGGGCGCCGATCGCGCACACCGCGAGGTCGATCTTGCGTGCAGACTCACGGTGCTCCTTGCCGATCGTGATCCCCCACCGGTTCGTCCGCCGCCGGGCGTTGATGACGTGCGTGCGCAGCACCTTGTGCCCGTCGTGGATCAGGGTCCGCTCCAGCACGTCCGCGTGGGTGCGCTTCACGGCCTCCGTGAACGTCTCCTGATTGCGCGGATCGCGCATGTCCCAGCGCACCGCGTGCGCCTTCGCGCCCGACGCCACCGAACGCAGGACCAGCTTCGAGCCCCACGTCTGACCCCACAGATCGATGTACGTGTCCCAGTACATTTCGCCGTCGTCGTCATCCTGGCCGGAGCCCGGGTCCGCGAAGAACGCCTGAACCTTGAAGCGGGCGAACGCGTTCTTCATCACGCCGTGCACGTCATCCCGCGGAACCCGGTAGGGCACGAAGCCCGGGGTGCTCGGGGCCGGCCAGTTCGCCGGCTTCTGCCACACGCCCAGTGCCGACACCAGACCGTCCGACATGCGGCAGGCGCACAGCCCGGTCGCGTCATCCGACTTGGAGCCGTCGAAGAACAGCACGACCTCGTCGCCATCGGCCAGGGCCAGATCCTCGCGCTTGCAGGCCTCCCACTCATAACGGGCCAACCACGCGTCCTCGGCAGCGGTGATCTGGTTGAACCAGAAGCGGCGCGACCGGGACGCCGGGTTGCGGACGTCCAGGATCGACGCCTTCAACCGTTCAATGTCCAGCCATGTCGAATCCCCGCGGACCACTTCCAGCGTTGGACGGATCCACGCCTCGGTCAGCTTCGCCTCGGGCGGGGCCTCCAGCGAGTCGTAGAAGAGTCCCGTGTCCGCGGCGCGGCCCGCCTCGGCTGCCTCATAGGCGTCCCGGGTCCGCTCGGCCACCGAGTCTTCGCCCGGCTCGAACGCGTTCGTGATCGCCAGGGTGCGGCTGGCGCCATCCGCCGACTTTGTTGCGTTGCGCTCGATCACGGCCGCCATCTCGTGGCCCGAGTTCGACTCCAGCCAGTGATGCGTCTCGTTCGGGTACGTAGCCGTCGGCCGGCCACCCTCCAGAGCGCGCGGCGACGACGTCACCGCCTCGATCCGCGCCCGCCCCTTGTCCGCGTAGATGATCTCCTTGCCGAGGTCGATCCGGTATTCCTGCAGAGCACGCTTCGTGAAGAGCCCCGGGAACAACGTCATCGTGTTGCGGGTCTGGTCCTGCGACACCGCCGCCATCTGCACCCACGCCGCAGGATGCTGCTGCCCCAGCGGCTGGCCAGGCGGGACATCCCACTCGTTGCCCTCGTCGGCGACCTCGGCGAACCGACACGGCCCCACGAACTCGAAGGCGCCCCACGATCCGACGACCGGGTCCTTTCCCCAGCCCTTCAGCCGCTGCACGACCCCGTCCCGCCACAGGAACCGGTTCGTCACCGGGTCCATGGCGTACCACCACAGGGTCAAGCGAGCTTGCTCGGCCGTGTACCGCCAGGGCTTGCCGACGTAGTGCTGCAGGTACGTCGCCGTCCATGCCAGAGCATGCCAGCCCAGCGTGTACTCAGGCAGCACGAACTTGCCGTCCGGGCCACGCTTCCACGTCGGCCCGAGCGTGAAGGGCGCGATGACGTCGGGGACTTCCTCGTCAGCCACCGATCGAGGAGCGGTAGTCGGCGATCGCCGTCACCGAAGCCGGCGCCTGCTTGCTGGCAGGCTTCCGTTCTAGTTCCATGCGGGCCCGCCGACGATCGCCCTCAGTCGTAAGGAGCGACGACATTACCGAGTTCAGGGCCGCCACCAGCTGACCG
This sequence is a window from Streptomyces ortus. Protein-coding genes within it:
- a CDS encoding terminase, giving the protein MQRLKGWGKDPVVGSWGAFEFVGPCRFAEVADEGNEWDVPPGQPLGQQHPAAWVQMAAVSQDQTRNTMTLFPGLFTKRALQEYRIDLGKEIIYADKGRARIEAVTSSPRALEGGRPTATYPNETHHWLESNSGHEMAAVIERNATKSADGASRTLAITNAFEPGEDSVAERTRDAYEAAEAGRAADTGLFYDSLEAPPEAKLTEAWIRPTLEVVRGDSTWLDIERLKASILDVRNPASRSRRFWFNQITAAEDAWLARYEWEACKREDLALADGDEVVLFFDGSKSDDATGLCACRMSDGLVSALGVWQKPANWPAPSTPGFVPYRVPRDDVHGVMKNAFARFKVQAFFADPGSGQDDDDGEMYWDTYIDLWGQTWGSKLVLRSVASGAKAHAVRWDMRDPRNQETFTEAVKRTHADVLERTLIHDGHKVLRTHVINARRRTNRWGITIGKEHRESARKIDLAVCAIGARMLRRMILNSPKQAKKKTPGRGRVVVLR
- a CDS encoding phage portal protein, with the translated sequence MTAYAPELPLTFLSDDELALINLLRADMLRDRWALQLRDAYFNGEQLVRDLGISIPPQLKGLHTVIGWPRVGVESLEERLDLEAFRWADGSDSTELKEIANSNDLFDESSLAHLDALVYGREYLAVGSGDLDGDGPPLISAESPLDMTLMWDARLRMGTAALRECAADTYIESGPDERMLVLYLPDQTVMCLPNASGGWEVVDRDIHQLGVVPVVRMANRQRTADRVGKSEITPEVMSITDAACRRLMGMEVAAEFFGAPQRYILGASESAFQDAEGNALDAWQTYIGRMLGLERDENGDIPTVGQFPAHDPSGMTKIIDLYARIMSSQFGLPPHMLGYTTDNPASADAIRSTEAKLVKRSERRIRRFGAAWQDAMRLALWVRDGEPPDKARRIETVWRNPATPTVAAQVDATVKLVQAGVLPADSDVTLEMAGFTETQRQRIAADRRRSAGRAGSSALMDRLAALDSGDAGRSPEPSEADVGIDNLR